The following coding sequences lie in one Polluticoccus soli genomic window:
- the ruvC gene encoding crossover junction endodeoxyribonuclease RuvC codes for MQPASNIILGIDPGTLVMGYGLIAVDKNKVSVVEMGVLQLAKNKDHAERLELIFKKMESLIKLHKPSAVAIEAPFFGKNVQSMLKLGRAQGVAMAAAMMHGLQAVEYAPRKVKQSVTGRGNATKEQVWHILHQILKFEDDVRFMDATDALAVAMCHHYQSRIPVAPPVKKISTPKKKATSWADFIAANPDRVG; via the coding sequence TTGCAACCCGCTTCCAATATCATACTCGGCATAGATCCAGGAACGCTCGTTATGGGTTACGGCCTTATTGCTGTAGACAAAAATAAGGTTTCAGTTGTGGAAATGGGGGTACTTCAACTTGCAAAGAATAAAGATCATGCTGAACGGCTTGAGCTTATCTTCAAAAAAATGGAAAGCCTGATCAAATTGCATAAACCTTCTGCGGTTGCAATTGAGGCGCCTTTTTTTGGCAAAAACGTTCAAAGTATGTTGAAGCTAGGCCGCGCCCAGGGCGTGGCCATGGCAGCGGCAATGATGCACGGTTTACAGGCCGTAGAATATGCGCCAAGAAAGGTAAAACAGTCTGTTACTGGCCGAGGAAACGCCACAAAAGAGCAAGTGTGGCATATTTTGCACCAGATACTTAAATTTGAAGACGATGTTCGGTTCATGGATGCTACCGACGCACTCGCGGTTGCCATGTGCCACCATTACCAAAGCAGGATACCAGTAGCGCCGCCAGTTAAAAAAATAAGTACCCCAAAGAAAAAAGCTACTAGTTGGGCAGACTTCATAGCCGCTAACCCTGACAGGGTTGGCTAA
- a CDS encoding PKD domain-containing protein yields the protein MAILLPGLTIAQPVASFSANVVSGCSPIVVQFTDQSTGGPSSWTWNLGNGSNSTLQNPSTTYINPGTYTITLTVSNAGGTNTKTVTNYITVFASPVVNFTADSTPSCPPKSVLFNNLTIPGASGTTTYLWDFGNGQTSNAVNPIFTYNSVSNYTITLLATNSNGCSNSLTKPGYIQLTAKPQAAFTASSIIGCSAPFTTTFNNSSTSAISYNWDFGDGQTSTLTNPSHTYNTSGNYNVRLISTNAAGCKDTMLKTAYVSVGTMQALFNVSDSTVCANEVVNFLNTSTPSSATVTWLFGDGNSSSVGTPTHGYTAAGTYTAKLVITQNGCSDTAQKTIVVSAKPTSQFTVNNTQSCTLPFTTQFTNGSSGASSYLWIFGDGTTSTQQSPSKTYNAAGQFTVKLVSYNATGCTDTYTVNNLIKIQPLTAGLFNNVTLDPALGCAPATTTFFGGTSPSLLFGVTSYAWNFGNGNTTTTAVSSALQTFNTAGTYTVSLTYNTIPGCSFTKQTTFTIGAKPTASFSPGPDTVCPNTAVSFTNTSTGASSYKWYFGDGDSSTVTNPSHAYQLAGNFAVTLVAFNGTCSDTFIIPNRVHVEYPTAWFIPSFNCSNRLQFTFTDGSIGGYTYSWNFGDGQTSTQVGTVTHTFASYGTYHVLLTITNTATGCSDFYGMNVYAYPLTAQFSANDTAICKGNVTVFTATAVPHAANYAWYPGDGGLTYSGFHVNSYTYLTSGIYNVKLVVTDSNGCKDSLSKPNYMHVGGPNPNFTATPVSGCAPLNVTLTDQSTSGVGAINNRTWQFGDNTSQTTTSSFVSHTYPAGTYTVKLKVADVLGCQDSITKVNHITAYTAFASFSSLDTNVCIGQLVNFVNGSNSASGTWYFGDGQTSTSYAASHAYSAPGNYTVKLIVDANGCKDSMIRTTYIKVQPLNVNFSMSDSFEACPPLTVNFAAGAGLTNYSWSFGNNSQSTIANPTTIYTYPGVYTIKLKAQNSVGCADSATKTVTVLGPTGTLSYTPISGCKPLTVSFTSTNSNTQSLIWDMSNGVTQSTPASSGLTYTYTQAGKFVPKLILSDGASCLVPITGADTIRVDSLGADFTFAPGALCQTGTIQFIDTVYYSLSAASTHSWTFGDGGISTAHNPSHTYMAPGTYQVKLVLANNSGCSDTVIKTVTVHAQPTVNAGNNIAICQGQTTPVQLLATGATSYVWSPATNLSCTTCANPTTIPAATTTYTVIGTDNNGCKDTNTVTVTVDPLPSVTAGLNQAICLGDSAQIQATGATTYSWSPATGLSCTNCANPKASPAVTTQYVVTGINSNGCSDTGIVTVAVNGLPNVSAGANNIICAGDSTQLQASGAVSYTWSPVTGLSCVSCSNPKTSPATTTTYVVTGTNASGCVDTGIVTVTVNSLPNVTASNNQSICIGGSAQLQASGATSFSWSPATGLSCTTCANPTATPTTTTTYVVTGTNASGCIDTAHVTVTVNALPTVSAGADQSICIGSSAQLQATGATTYVWSPATGLSCTTCSNPVANPTATTTYTVTGTNANGCVNTSQVTITVKPQPTVGAGANTSVCVGKSTQLQATGAATFVWSPTSGLSCTTCPNPTAAPTATTTYAVIGTGANGCTDTAQVTVTVDPLPTVSAGPNQNICAGSSTQLQASGTATYVWSPATGLSCTTCANPVATPATTTIYTVTGANANGCTNTSTVTITVNAIPVVTATATNKTICAGTSTPLQASGATSYSWTPATGLSCISCPNPVATPGSTTTYVVTGMVNGCQDTAHVTINVLPKPNVSAGNNAGICVGNSVTLHGTGAQNYVWSPAKGLSCTSCPDPVANPSATTTYTLTGTDANGCTNNASVTVTIHPVPNIDAGEDKTVCAGSSVKLVANGGASYMWSPGQTLDCTNCSSPIAKPVANSTYKVVGIDAFGCSDSDEINVTVIEKQPVSVGPDASICEGGSAQLSATGGTSYLWFPSYGLSSDKQAMTTASPASTTTYNVIIKQGDCFADTAEVMVEVHGLPTVDAGPDQNAVAGNPVQLNAEGTGIASYLWSPGDKLNCVDCKSPIANALRTTTYRVAVKNQWGCEANDEVTINVTCDATQLFVPNTFTPNGDGINDKFFPQGKGLTSIKRFRVFNRWGEMMFEANNIPLNDENFGWDGSRNLTPLKPDVFVYIINATCESGEPIEIKGDVSLVR from the coding sequence GTGGCTATTCTTTTGCCCGGTTTAACAATAGCACAACCGGTAGCCAGTTTTTCTGCCAATGTAGTTTCAGGGTGTTCCCCAATCGTTGTTCAATTTACCGATCAGAGTACTGGAGGCCCATCTTCCTGGACATGGAATCTTGGTAACGGAAGTAATTCGACGCTTCAAAATCCGTCGACTACTTATATCAATCCTGGTACGTATACCATTACATTGACCGTTTCAAATGCAGGTGGAACTAACACCAAAACAGTAACCAACTACATTACTGTATTTGCTTCGCCCGTAGTGAATTTCACCGCAGACTCCACTCCTTCGTGTCCACCGAAGTCAGTTCTATTTAACAACCTTACGATTCCGGGCGCAAGCGGCACGACAACTTATTTATGGGATTTCGGCAATGGCCAAACCTCAAATGCAGTCAATCCGATCTTTACTTACAATTCAGTATCTAATTATACAATCACTTTATTGGCTACTAATAGTAACGGATGTAGCAACTCGCTTACGAAACCAGGCTACATTCAACTGACCGCTAAGCCACAAGCTGCTTTTACAGCTTCATCTATTATTGGTTGTTCAGCTCCTTTTACTACTACATTTAATAATTCCAGTACGAGTGCCATTTCTTACAATTGGGATTTTGGCGACGGACAAACTTCAACCCTGACAAATCCGAGCCATACTTATAATACTTCGGGTAATTATAACGTCCGCCTTATATCCACAAATGCAGCTGGTTGTAAGGACACAATGCTAAAAACCGCTTATGTTTCGGTTGGTACTATGCAGGCATTGTTTAACGTGAGCGATAGTACTGTGTGTGCTAACGAAGTAGTGAATTTTTTAAACACATCTACACCTTCTTCTGCAACTGTAACCTGGCTGTTTGGCGATGGCAACAGTTCATCGGTTGGTACGCCAACCCATGGTTATACTGCAGCCGGCACTTATACTGCAAAGCTGGTCATCACACAGAATGGATGTTCAGATACAGCACAAAAAACGATCGTAGTATCAGCTAAACCAACAAGCCAATTTACGGTTAACAATACGCAAAGCTGTACGTTGCCTTTTACCACGCAGTTTACCAACGGATCTTCAGGCGCATCATCGTACCTGTGGATATTTGGAGATGGTACAACGTCTACTCAACAGAGCCCGTCAAAAACCTATAATGCGGCCGGACAGTTTACCGTAAAACTCGTGTCATACAATGCTACGGGTTGTACCGACACTTATACAGTTAACAACCTGATCAAGATTCAGCCTTTAACTGCTGGATTGTTTAACAACGTTACTCTAGATCCAGCGCTTGGATGCGCACCGGCAACTACAACCTTTTTTGGTGGTACGTCGCCTTCCCTTTTGTTTGGCGTGACAAGTTATGCATGGAATTTTGGTAACGGCAATACAACTACAACCGCTGTGTCCTCGGCTTTGCAAACATTCAATACAGCAGGTACGTATACTGTATCATTAACCTATAATACTATACCCGGCTGCTCGTTTACCAAGCAAACAACATTCACTATCGGAGCAAAACCAACCGCTTCTTTTTCGCCGGGACCAGATACGGTGTGCCCGAATACTGCAGTGTCTTTTACAAATACTTCAACAGGTGCTTCTTCTTATAAGTGGTATTTCGGAGACGGAGATTCCAGCACCGTGACCAATCCAAGTCATGCCTATCAATTAGCCGGTAATTTCGCTGTTACTCTTGTTGCGTTCAACGGTACTTGCAGCGACACGTTTATCATTCCTAATAGAGTACATGTCGAATATCCTACTGCCTGGTTTATTCCATCGTTTAATTGTAGTAACCGGCTGCAGTTTACATTTACTGATGGTTCTATTGGAGGCTATACCTACTCATGGAATTTTGGTGATGGTCAAACCTCAACACAAGTTGGTACCGTTACCCACACATTCGCATCATACGGAACTTATCACGTACTGCTCACAATAACCAATACCGCTACCGGCTGCAGCGATTTTTACGGGATGAATGTCTACGCATATCCTTTAACTGCACAGTTCAGCGCAAATGATACAGCTATTTGTAAAGGGAATGTGACGGTATTCACTGCAACGGCAGTTCCACATGCGGCAAATTATGCATGGTATCCCGGCGACGGAGGCCTTACGTACAGTGGTTTCCATGTTAACTCTTACACATATTTGACTTCGGGTATCTATAATGTAAAGCTGGTAGTAACCGATTCGAACGGATGTAAGGATAGCCTTAGCAAGCCAAACTACATGCACGTAGGTGGACCAAATCCAAACTTTACGGCAACGCCGGTTTCCGGTTGTGCGCCGCTAAATGTTACTCTTACCGATCAGTCAACATCGGGTGTGGGAGCGATCAATAACCGCACATGGCAATTTGGAGACAATACTTCACAAACGACGACATCTTCATTCGTATCGCATACATATCCCGCCGGAACGTATACCGTTAAGCTCAAGGTTGCCGACGTTCTCGGTTGCCAGGATTCGATCACTAAAGTGAACCATATTACTGCATACACAGCCTTCGCATCGTTCTCATCACTCGATACAAATGTGTGTATTGGACAGCTGGTAAATTTTGTCAACGGCTCTAATTCGGCCAGCGGCACATGGTATTTTGGAGATGGGCAAACGTCAACGTCTTATGCCGCCAGCCACGCATACAGCGCGCCGGGCAACTACACTGTTAAGTTGATTGTTGATGCCAATGGCTGTAAGGATTCAATGATTCGAACCACTTATATCAAGGTTCAGCCGTTGAACGTCAACTTTTCTATGAGCGACAGCTTTGAGGCCTGTCCACCATTAACTGTAAATTTTGCAGCGGGAGCCGGACTTACTAACTATAGTTGGTCATTTGGAAACAATAGTCAGTCAACAATAGCAAATCCTACTACAATATATACCTACCCTGGCGTTTACACTATTAAGCTTAAAGCGCAGAATTCAGTTGGCTGTGCCGATTCAGCGACTAAAACGGTTACTGTTCTCGGTCCAACGGGTACACTGTCTTACACCCCTATCAGTGGGTGTAAGCCGCTCACAGTTTCATTCACATCTACCAATAGCAATACCCAATCGCTGATTTGGGATATGAGTAATGGTGTTACTCAAAGTACTCCCGCATCATCGGGACTTACTTATACATATACGCAGGCAGGTAAGTTTGTGCCCAAATTGATTTTAAGCGATGGCGCATCATGTCTTGTGCCGATAACCGGAGCTGATACTATCCGTGTAGATTCACTCGGTGCTGATTTCACATTTGCTCCGGGTGCCTTGTGCCAAACTGGTACCATCCAGTTTATCGACACTGTTTACTACTCTTTGTCGGCTGCCAGCACGCATAGCTGGACCTTTGGTGACGGCGGAATCAGTACTGCACATAATCCGTCGCATACATATATGGCGCCGGGCACTTACCAGGTAAAGTTGGTGCTTGCCAATAATTCAGGTTGTAGCGATACTGTGATCAAAACAGTAACGGTGCATGCACAGCCTACTGTGAACGCTGGCAACAATATTGCCATTTGCCAGGGACAAACAACACCGGTGCAATTGCTGGCAACGGGTGCAACATCTTATGTGTGGAGCCCTGCTACCAATTTGTCGTGCACTACTTGCGCTAACCCCACTACAATTCCGGCAGCGACAACTACTTATACCGTTATCGGTACAGACAATAACGGTTGCAAGGATACGAATACGGTTACTGTAACTGTTGATCCGCTGCCATCGGTGACTGCAGGCCTTAACCAGGCTATCTGTCTTGGCGACTCTGCTCAGATCCAGGCAACCGGGGCAACCACATATTCATGGTCTCCAGCTACGGGATTGTCATGTACTAACTGCGCGAACCCCAAAGCGAGTCCGGCGGTAACAACACAATATGTTGTTACCGGTATTAATAGTAATGGATGTTCTGATACCGGCATTGTTACGGTAGCTGTAAATGGTTTACCCAACGTATCGGCGGGCGCTAATAACATAATATGTGCAGGAGATTCTACGCAGCTGCAAGCATCTGGAGCTGTGTCTTATACATGGAGCCCTGTTACAGGTCTGTCTTGCGTTAGTTGTTCCAATCCTAAGACTAGTCCGGCAACAACTACAACTTATGTGGTTACAGGAACAAATGCCAGTGGCTGTGTTGACACAGGTATAGTTACCGTTACGGTTAATTCACTGCCGAATGTTACAGCAAGTAACAATCAAAGCATTTGTATCGGTGGCTCAGCTCAATTGCAGGCTTCTGGTGCTACTTCGTTCAGCTGGAGTCCGGCAACAGGGTTGTCGTGTACAACTTGTGCTAATCCTACCGCTACACCAACTACAACTACAACGTACGTAGTTACTGGTACTAACGCGTCTGGTTGTATAGATACAGCACATGTAACGGTAACCGTTAACGCACTGCCAACTGTCAGCGCGGGAGCTGATCAGAGTATTTGCATCGGTTCATCAGCTCAGCTGCAAGCCACAGGAGCTACTACATATGTATGGTCGCCTGCGACAGGCTTATCGTGCACTACTTGCTCTAACCCTGTCGCTAATCCTACTGCAACTACGACCTATACTGTTACCGGTACAAATGCCAACGGTTGTGTGAATACAAGCCAGGTAACTATAACCGTTAAACCGCAGCCAACTGTTGGTGCAGGTGCCAACACATCAGTATGTGTTGGTAAATCTACACAGCTGCAGGCAACCGGGGCAGCTACATTTGTGTGGTCGCCAACGAGCGGGTTGTCATGTACTACATGCCCTAATCCAACTGCGGCGCCAACTGCAACAACAACATATGCGGTGATCGGTACTGGAGCTAACGGATGTACGGATACCGCACAGGTAACGGTAACTGTTGATCCGTTGCCAACCGTAAGCGCAGGCCCTAATCAAAATATTTGTGCAGGCAGTTCAACGCAACTACAGGCATCTGGTACTGCGACCTATGTATGGAGCCCGGCGACCGGCCTGTCATGTACTACATGTGCAAATCCTGTAGCAACACCTGCAACAACCACAATTTATACAGTTACTGGTGCCAATGCTAATGGTTGTACAAATACTTCCACTGTAACGATAACAGTTAACGCAATACCTGTAGTGACGGCGACTGCTACTAACAAAACAATATGCGCCGGTACATCAACACCACTGCAAGCTTCAGGAGCTACTTCTTATAGCTGGACACCAGCGACAGGACTTTCCTGCATAAGCTGTCCCAATCCTGTAGCGACACCTGGATCGACTACTACCTACGTGGTGACAGGCATGGTAAACGGCTGCCAGGACACGGCTCATGTGACTATAAATGTATTGCCGAAGCCAAATGTTAGTGCAGGCAACAATGCTGGCATATGTGTCGGAAATTCGGTTACGCTTCACGGAACCGGCGCGCAAAACTATGTATGGTCTCCGGCTAAGGGATTGTCATGCACATCGTGCCCTGATCCTGTAGCCAACCCATCCGCTACTACCACATACACATTGACAGGTACTGACGCAAATGGATGTACAAACAATGCATCGGTAACTGTTACTATTCATCCTGTTCCTAATATTGATGCCGGTGAAGACAAGACAGTTTGTGCCGGTTCTTCAGTTAAGTTGGTGGCGAATGGCGGCGCCAGTTATATGTGGTCACCTGGCCAAACTCTTGACTGCACCAACTGTAGTTCACCCATAGCTAAGCCAGTTGCGAACAGCACGTATAAGGTAGTCGGCATCGATGCTTTTGGTTGTTCTGACTCTGACGAGATCAATGTTACGGTGATAGAAAAACAACCAGTAAGTGTTGGTCCTGACGCATCGATATGTGAAGGCGGTTCTGCCCAACTCTCAGCGACTGGTGGCACTTCATATCTATGGTTCCCGTCTTACGGATTGAGCTCAGACAAGCAAGCTATGACAACGGCCTCACCTGCGTCAACTACAACTTATAATGTCATCATAAAACAAGGTGATTGTTTTGCCGATACGGCTGAGGTAATGGTTGAGGTTCATGGTTTGCCAACCGTGGATGCCGGACCTGATCAGAATGCCGTGGCGGGTAACCCTGTTCAGCTTAATGCTGAAGGCACCGGCATAGCTAGCTACTTATGGTCGCCCGGCGACAAGCTGAACTGTGTCGATTGCAAAAGTCCGATTGCCAATGCGCTGCGTACTACTACGTATAGAGTTGCAGTCAAAAATCAGTGGGGCTGTGAAGCAAATGATGAGGTTACAATTAATGTTACCTGCGATGCAACTCAGCTATTCGTTCCGAACACTTTTACGCCAAATGGTGATGGAATTAATGATAAGTTTTTTCCTCAAGGGAAAGGCCTAACTTCGATAAAGCGTTTCAGGGTATTCAATCGTTGGGGCGAAATGATGTTCGAAGCAAATAATATTCCGTTGAACGATGAAAATTTTGGATGGGACGGCTCACGCAATTTGACACCGCTTAAACCAGACGTATTTGTCTACATCATTAATGCGACATGCGAATCAGGTGAACCGATTGAGATAAAAGGAGACGTTTCTCTTGTAAGATAA
- a CDS encoding response regulator transcription factor: protein MAGNKAKILLVEDDPTLSYVIKDSLQNNGYDVVHCPDGESAWQQFTKRSFDICLLDVVLPKKDGMALANDIRKQNEKIPILLLTSKSMDDDKIAGFKSGADDYITKPFNMQELLLRLEVFLKRTMKKDDGVPKHFKIGSLNFDYTNLLLHNGNVEHQLTQREADLIRYLCINANRVLKREEILLNVWGREDYFLGRSMDVFITKVRKYIKGEEGVELQTIHGIGFKFAYNNPDQKN from the coding sequence ATGGCTGGAAATAAAGCGAAAATATTGTTGGTTGAGGACGATCCTACGTTGAGTTACGTGATCAAGGACAGTTTACAGAACAATGGTTACGATGTTGTTCACTGTCCAGATGGTGAAAGTGCCTGGCAGCAGTTTACCAAACGCAGCTTTGACATTTGCCTGCTGGATGTAGTGTTGCCGAAGAAGGATGGTATGGCGTTGGCCAATGATATCCGGAAACAGAACGAAAAAATTCCCATTCTCCTGCTGACATCTAAGTCGATGGATGATGATAAGATCGCCGGCTTTAAGAGCGGTGCCGATGACTACATCACGAAGCCATTCAACATGCAGGAGCTGTTGCTGCGACTGGAGGTATTCCTGAAGCGCACGATGAAGAAAGATGACGGTGTTCCTAAACATTTCAAAATAGGCAGTCTTAATTTCGACTATACCAACCTGCTTTTGCATAATGGCAATGTAGAACACCAGCTTACGCAACGTGAGGCAGACCTTATCAGGTATCTGTGCATTAATGCAAACCGCGTGTTGAAAAGAGAAGAGATCCTTTTGAATGTGTGGGGGCGTGAAGATTACTTCCTGGGTAGAAGTATGGACGTGTTCATTACTAAGGTCAGAAAATATATTAAAGGTGAGGAAGGAGTAGAGTTACAGACGATCCACGGTATAGGATTCAAATTTGCCTACAACAATCCTGATCAGAAGAACTAA
- a CDS encoding DUF3108 domain-containing protein: MVFGKKVDICFMGQVFKIFIITIVSLLIAKPSRAQADFCGIKNTSFQHGEKLEFKVYYNMGRLWVGAGLASFETKLENHANNKKVFHVVGDGKTLKSYEWFYKVRDRYETFIDAETMLPVKFVRNVNEGGFKIYNNVTFNQNIGQAVSTNGVFKVPPCIQDVLSAIFYARNIDYSQYKPGDKIPFTMFLDDEVFSLYIRYMGKEKITTKYGTFNTIKISPLLIEGTIFKGGEKMMVWVSDDANHLPVRVDSPILVGSVKVDLVGYEKLRNPLTSLIKKQK, encoded by the coding sequence ATGGTTTTTGGCAAAAAGGTAGATATTTGTTTCATGGGTCAGGTGTTCAAAATCTTTATTATCACAATCGTTTCTTTGCTGATCGCGAAACCATCCCGTGCGCAGGCCGATTTTTGCGGGATAAAGAACACCAGTTTCCAGCATGGGGAAAAGTTAGAGTTCAAGGTTTATTATAATATGGGCAGGCTTTGGGTCGGTGCCGGTCTGGCTTCTTTTGAAACGAAACTGGAGAACCACGCTAATAATAAGAAGGTTTTCCATGTGGTGGGTGATGGCAAGACGCTTAAGTCCTATGAATGGTTCTACAAAGTACGGGACAGGTACGAAACGTTCATTGATGCTGAGACTATGTTGCCGGTTAAATTTGTAAGAAACGTAAATGAGGGTGGTTTTAAGATCTACAACAACGTTACCTTCAACCAGAACATCGGTCAGGCTGTGTCTACTAATGGTGTGTTCAAGGTCCCACCTTGTATACAAGACGTGCTCTCAGCCATATTTTATGCTCGAAATATAGATTACTCACAATACAAACCCGGTGACAAGATCCCCTTTACCATGTTCCTTGATGATGAAGTATTTAGTCTCTACATCAGGTATATGGGCAAGGAAAAGATCACAACCAAATACGGAACTTTTAATACGATAAAAATAAGTCCCCTTCTCATTGAGGGCACCATTTTCAAAGGTGGGGAGAAGATGATGGTTTGGGTAAGCGACGATGCAAACCATCTGCCGGTACGGGTAGATAGCCCCATCCTTGTCGGCAGCGTTAAAGTAGACCTGGTGGGTTATGAAAAACTCCGTAATCCCCTGACCAGCCTCATTAAGAAGCAGAAGTAA
- a CDS encoding lysylphosphatidylglycerol synthase transmembrane domain-containing protein: MNKASKIWLNYALGAAFSALLIWLIYLQLRSHSALSNLRSVWESSDRRFLVLCIAMMPLNLALESLKWRLLVNSATSISYAKAVRSVLAGISLSVITPNRIGEYPGRLMYLREKNTFRLVSVSVLGVVAQMLTMFLFGFLGLLFYNIRFGNWITIIILLACFALTVAIAALYWRFEKWAPFIERIKWLRRFHVYGQLLKRFSTKQQLTILCISMLRFCIYTAQYLVLLKWMNIDLPVLDGFLMSSLFFWSIAVIPNIALAELPQRGQIAMFIFGNYSENLVGILSATAGVWMINLILPALIGSLFWLKIRFFK, from the coding sequence TTGAACAAAGCTAGTAAAATATGGCTCAATTATGCACTAGGCGCAGCCTTTTCTGCATTGCTCATATGGTTGATCTATCTTCAACTCCGATCGCACTCTGCCCTCTCTAATCTTCGATCTGTTTGGGAAAGTTCAGACCGTCGCTTCCTGGTACTTTGCATTGCTATGATGCCCTTAAATCTTGCCCTGGAATCCTTAAAATGGCGTTTGTTAGTTAATTCCGCTACTTCGATTTCCTATGCTAAAGCCGTTCGAAGTGTTCTGGCAGGCATTTCACTATCGGTAATAACACCAAATAGAATTGGAGAATATCCTGGGCGGCTAATGTATCTCCGCGAGAAAAACACATTTAGGCTAGTCAGTGTTTCAGTTCTGGGAGTGGTGGCTCAAATGCTCACCATGTTTCTCTTTGGGTTTCTGGGACTTCTTTTTTACAACATTCGGTTTGGCAACTGGATAACAATAATTATCCTGTTAGCTTGTTTTGCACTGACTGTAGCCATAGCTGCATTGTATTGGAGATTTGAAAAATGGGCGCCCTTTATAGAGCGGATAAAATGGCTGCGCCGTTTTCACGTTTATGGCCAGCTGCTGAAACGATTCTCTACAAAACAACAATTAACGATACTATGCATTTCCATGCTGCGGTTTTGTATTTATACGGCACAGTATTTGGTTCTTTTGAAATGGATGAATATTGACCTGCCAGTTTTAGATGGCTTTTTAATGTCTTCTTTATTTTTCTGGTCTATTGCCGTTATCCCTAATATTGCGCTTGCCGAATTGCCTCAAAGGGGGCAGATAGCAATGTTTATCTTCGGTAATTATTCAGAAAACCTGGTAGGGATTCTATCGGCCACCGCGGGCGTTTGGATGATCAACTTGATATTGCCGGCGCTGATCGGTAGTTTGTTTTGGCTTAAAATAAGATTCTTTAAGTAA
- a CDS encoding PorP/SprF family type IX secretion system membrane protein has protein sequence MKKALACLGIVCSSLMSLHSAAQDIHFSQFYENAMMRNPALTGIFSGDYKAGVNYRQQWSNISVPFTTILASAESRILINRNVGDYLSYGVTATYDKAGSISFNSFQVIPALNFNKAIEDNHNSYLSLGFAGGYIQRSIDLSKATFGSQYVNGNYDPGNSSRENLTNTVIKNYDLSAGLSFNSAAGPNHEVTYYVGVAGFHVTKPKHAFNDQETLIRLAPKYTANMGFRWAINEVYGFTMHANYLNQTPYKEFMIGGLLSWKSIQQYNAKPFTLHVGTFVRFKDALIPTVKMDYKSYSVTMSYDINTSGLRPASEGMGGFEISLYTRGLFGNINDPGNQTRCPRFEQLLPSSLQYD, from the coding sequence ATGAAAAAAGCTTTAGCCTGTTTAGGCATTGTGTGTAGTTCTTTAATGTCATTGCATTCTGCCGCACAAGACATCCATTTCTCGCAGTTCTATGAAAACGCAATGATGCGCAATCCTGCGTTGACCGGTATTTTCAGCGGAGACTATAAAGCCGGTGTTAACTATCGACAGCAATGGAGCAATATATCCGTGCCGTTCACTACGATTCTGGCTTCAGCCGAGAGTAGGATATTGATCAACCGCAACGTAGGCGACTATCTTAGCTATGGCGTAACTGCAACATACGACAAGGCAGGCTCGATTAGTTTCAATAGCTTCCAGGTAATACCAGCCCTCAACTTCAATAAAGCCATTGAAGACAATCACAATTCCTACTTGTCATTAGGCTTCGCGGGCGGATATATTCAACGGTCAATAGACTTAAGCAAGGCGACTTTCGGTAGCCAGTATGTGAATGGTAACTACGACCCGGGCAACTCTTCACGAGAGAACCTGACAAATACGGTGATTAAAAATTACGACCTGTCGGCTGGCTTGAGTTTCAATAGTGCAGCTGGCCCTAACCACGAGGTAACCTATTATGTGGGTGTTGCCGGATTCCACGTCACGAAGCCGAAACATGCGTTTAATGACCAGGAAACTCTTATCAGGCTTGCTCCTAAATACACGGCCAATATGGGTTTTAGGTGGGCAATCAATGAAGTATACGGCTTTACTATGCACGCGAACTACTTGAATCAAACACCTTACAAAGAGTTTATGATCGGTGGTTTGCTAAGCTGGAAAAGCATTCAGCAATACAATGCAAAACCATTTACTCTTCACGTAGGTACATTTGTTCGCTTCAAAGATGCGCTGATCCCTACGGTAAAAATGGACTATAAGTCATATTCTGTGACGATGTCTTACGATATAAACACATCAGGTCTCCGTCCAGCTAGTGAGGGAATGGGAGGCTTTGAAATATCTCTCTATACGCGAGGTTTGTTTGGTAATATCAATGATCCCGGCAACCAGACCAGGTGCCCGAGATTTGAACAGCTGCTGCCTTCGTCGCTACAATACGACTAA